From the Cryptomeria japonica chromosome 2, Sugi_1.0, whole genome shotgun sequence genome, one window contains:
- the LOC131066117 gene encoding uncharacterized protein At4g15970-like: MKFVAEKPMENLDDNVQYVSKKNVEWHNSIIKQGHEESTKLLKGLTDLIEMMQKDLNCIDIQLMKEGTKVIEEAANMTKDELTLALSRASMPNRTVIITTVNKAWMEPGGMFDLFMKSFQIGKGTTPFLKNLLVVAQDERAFNACTQIHPHCYRLKTPGVDFSGESAYMRGNYVKMTMSKVLLLTNVLRRGYHFLFSDSDILWFRNPFQMFSTDVDFEMSADIYLGNPYEMRNLINTGFMFVRSNNRTVTMMEIWKNAGKSRPNRNDQDVWYDIKLSENITRLGLRGRILDTKYFSGFCESGRDLSVVCTMHANCCIGLKAKLHDLTEALQDWTSFQSSGLNSTNVHWRAREKCRHTFNKQGP; the protein is encoded by the exons ATGAAATTTGTGGCCGAGAAACCGATGGAGAACTTGGATGACAATGTGCAatatgtgtcaaagaaaaatgtagAATGGCACAATTCGATCATCAAGcagggccatgaagaatccaccaaGCTGCTCAAAGGATTGACTGACTTGATCGAAATGATGCAGAAGGACCTCAATTGCATTGAtattcaactcatgaaggagggcaCCAAGGTGATCGAAGAAGCTGCAAACATGACTAAG GATGAGCTGACATTAGCTCTGAGCAGGGCTTCCATGCCCAACAGGACTGTGATAATAACCACAGTGAACAAAGCGTGGATGGAGCCTGGCGGCATGTTTGACTTGTTTATGAAGAGCTTTCAAATCGGAAAAGGAACAACACCATTTCTAAAGAATCTGCTGGTTGTTGCACAAGATGAAAGGGCATTCAATGCCTGCACACAAATCCATCCTCACTGCTATCGATTGAAGACTCCAGGAGTTGATTTCTCAGGTGAAAGCGCCTACATGAGAGGGAATTACGTGAAGATGACGATGTCTAAAGTCCTCTTGCTCACCAATGTGCTACGCAGAGGCTACCATTTTCTTTTCTCT GATTCAGACATACTGTGGTTTAGAAACCCATTTCAGATGTTTTCAACAGATGTAGATTTCGAAATGTCAGCCGATATATATCTTGGTAATCCGTATGAAATGCGAAATTTGATAAATACAGGATTCATGTTTGTCCGTTCGAACAATAGGACTGTTACGATGATGGAGATTTGGAAGAATGCTGGAAAGAGTAGGCCTAACAGGAATGACCAAGATGTGTGGTATGACATAAAGTTGTCTGAGAACATTACTCGATTGGGTCTGAGAGGACGCATCTTGGACACAAAGTATTTTAGTGGGTTTTGTGAATCGGGCAGAGATCTAAGTGTGGTGTGCACCATGCATGCAAACTGTTGTATAGGATTGAAGGCCAAGCTTCATGATCTGACAGAAGCTCTTCAAgattggacatcctttcagtccaGTGGATTGAATAGCACAAATGTGCATTGGAGAGCTAGGGAGAAATGTAGACATACTTTTAATAAACAAGGGCCATAA